From one Cyanobacterium stanieri PCC 7202 genomic stretch:
- a CDS encoding succinyl-CoA synthetase (ADP-forming) alpha subunit (PFAM: CoA binding domain~COGs: COG0074 Succinyl-CoA synthetase alpha subunit~InterPro IPR003781:IPR018087~KEGG: syn:sll1557 succinyl-CoA synthetase~PFAM: CoA-binding domain protein~SPTR: CoA-binding domain protein), with the protein MVWNLEQKILLQGINEPDALSYIKATQWKNAHQLVGIPSEYMGDSYHDIPLFDLVNEAVEHLEGITTSIILNHPYAVLDAALEAMDAGITQIIINSGGIPPLDLFRLKQKAQQKQVELLGTNGAGILTTDKASYGVLNPQLYNLGNIGMINYGDSRISFELALLFQENNHGTSMVINLGNCPFQEINWEMLISTLNNDPNTEKIIIAINNILSINYEKLAYIVANCGEKPVLIYNLDPDNLNAIMRKPQPRIITDQIPLHLNQIKSPQEVLQYWQESGLNIISNPLDILS; encoded by the coding sequence ATGGTATGGAATTTAGAACAAAAAATACTATTACAGGGTATTAATGAACCTGATGCCCTATCCTATATCAAAGCCACCCAATGGAAAAACGCCCATCAATTAGTGGGCATACCATCAGAATATATGGGGGATTCCTACCATGATATACCTTTGTTCGATCTGGTCAACGAGGCAGTCGAACATCTTGAAGGTATCACCACCAGCATTATCCTAAATCATCCCTATGCCGTCCTTGATGCCGCCCTAGAAGCCATGGACGCAGGGATAACACAAATTATCATCAACTCGGGAGGAATACCTCCCCTTGATTTATTTCGACTCAAACAAAAAGCCCAACAAAAGCAAGTAGAATTACTAGGTACTAACGGAGCGGGAATTTTAACCACTGATAAAGCTAGTTATGGAGTGTTGAACCCTCAGTTATACAACTTGGGCAATATTGGTATGATCAACTATGGAGATAGTAGAATCAGTTTTGAGTTAGCTTTGCTTTTCCAAGAAAACAATCATGGCACATCCATGGTGATTAATCTTGGCAATTGTCCTTTTCAAGAAATTAACTGGGAAATGTTGATTTCTACCCTAAATAATGATCCCAACACAGAAAAAATCATTATTGCCATCAATAATATACTTTCAATCAACTATGAAAAATTGGCTTATATTGTTGCCAACTGCGGAGAAAAACCTGTATTAATTTATAATTTAGATCCTGATAATCTCAACGCTATCATGAGAAAACCTCAACCAAGGATTATCACAGATCAGATACCTTTACACCTCAATCAAATTAAATCTCCCCAGGAAGTTTTGCAATATTGGCAAGAATCTGGTTTAAATATTATCTCTAATCCCCTCGACATTTTAAGTTAG
- a CDS encoding prephenate dehydratase (PFAM: Prephenate dehydratase; ACT domain~COGs: COG0077 Prephenate dehydratase~InterPro IPR001086:IPR002912:IPR018528~KEGG: cyc:PCC7424_0046 prephenate dehydratase~PFAM: prephenate dehydratase; amino acid-binding ACT domain protein~PRIAM: Prephenate dehydratase~SPTR: Prephenate dehydratase) — translation MIKSIAHLGPKGTYSEVATLIYAQNLEAQTGIETELVPYPNIAQTLLAVADGRADVAVVPVENSIQGIVSMTLDSLWELDGLQIQQGLTLPVVHNFLSRGNSLEGIKTVYSHPQALAQCQKWLDQHTPDAKLVAANSTTEALQVVNHDPTAGAIASLRAAQLYDLPIKEANINDYPDNCTRFWVVSKEKKEDGDYVSLGFSFEKNKPGVLVKPLQIFAEHNINLTRIESRPTKRSLGEYLFFIDLQKKESKKEVNLALSDLSSLTKTLKIFGNYNVLNIDYSQCENLPI, via the coding sequence ATGATCAAATCCATTGCACATTTAGGCCCAAAGGGTACTTATTCGGAAGTTGCTACCTTGATTTATGCCCAAAATTTGGAGGCACAGACGGGTATAGAAACGGAGTTAGTACCTTATCCCAATATTGCCCAAACTCTCTTGGCGGTTGCCGACGGGAGGGCAGATGTGGCGGTGGTGCCTGTGGAAAATTCTATCCAAGGAATTGTATCCATGACATTGGATAGTTTGTGGGAGTTGGATGGTTTACAAATTCAGCAGGGCTTAACTCTGCCTGTGGTACATAATTTCCTGTCTCGGGGTAATTCCCTTGAGGGTATCAAAACGGTTTACTCCCATCCCCAGGCTCTTGCTCAGTGCCAAAAGTGGCTTGATCAACATACCCCAGATGCCAAATTGGTAGCGGCGAACTCTACCACTGAAGCCCTACAAGTGGTTAACCATGATCCCACAGCAGGGGCGATCGCATCTTTACGGGCAGCCCAACTCTACGATTTACCCATCAAGGAAGCCAATATTAATGACTATCCCGATAACTGTACCCGTTTCTGGGTAGTAAGTAAGGAGAAAAAAGAAGATGGTGATTATGTCTCCCTCGGTTTTTCCTTTGAAAAAAATAAACCGGGAGTATTAGTAAAACCCTTACAAATTTTTGCAGAACATAATATTAATTTGACTCGAATAGAGTCAAGACCTACAAAGCGTTCTTTAGGAGAATATCTATTTTTTATTGATTTACAGAAAAAAGAATCTAAAAAAGAGGTTAATTTGGCTTTGTCTGATTTATCTTCCCTTACTAAAACCCTAAAAATATTTGGTAACTATAACGTTTTAAATATCGATTACTCCCAATGTGAAAATCTACCTATTTAA
- a CDS encoding hypothetical protein (KEGG: syn:ssr2130 hypothetical protein~SPTR: Ssr2130 protein), with the protein MTTHFITAEIDLKENPLKFKQDVEEKLSQEGEPLRWAVTEVDKKAEKARVEAIVTK; encoded by the coding sequence ATGACTACTCATTTTATTACTGCGGAAATTGATTTGAAAGAAAATCCTTTGAAGTTTAAGCAAGATGTTGAAGAAAAGTTGAGTCAAGAAGGTGAGCCTCTACGTTGGGCTGTTACTGAGGTTGACAAAAAAGCCGAAAAAGCCCGTGTAGAGGCGATCGTAACTAAGTAG
- a CDS encoding two component transcriptional regulator, LuxR family (PFAM: Response regulator receiver domain; Bacterial regulatory proteins, luxR family~COGs: COG2197 Response regulator containing a CheY-like receiver domain and an HTH DNA-binding domain~InterPro IPR001789:IPR000792:IPR005829~KEGG: npu:Npun_F0832 two component LuxR family transcriptional regulator~PFAM: response regulator receiver; regulatory protein LuxR~SMART: response regulator receiver; regulatory protein LuxR~SPTR: Two component transcriptional regulator, LuxR family), translating into MKEKQNNNTDKLLLIDDDPNLILLVKDYLEFNGYHVLTASQGREALNLLERDVPDLIICDVMMPEMDGYSFVEEIRQNPLWNQVPVIFLSAKAQTKDKIRGLNTGADVYLVKPFEPEELVAQVKSTLSYSRRLMGSSASRGDMGARIQVPKSVELTPTETKVVSLVSQGLSNREISIELGVSQRTVESHVSNMLNKTGLHNRTELSRWAIQSQLV; encoded by the coding sequence ATGAAAGAAAAACAAAACAACAACACCGATAAACTTCTGTTAATAGATGATGATCCTAACCTCATTCTTTTGGTTAAAGATTATCTTGAATTCAATGGCTACCATGTTTTAACCGCTAGTCAGGGAAGAGAAGCCCTTAATCTTTTGGAAAGAGATGTTCCCGACTTAATCATCTGTGACGTGATGATGCCAGAAATGGATGGTTATAGCTTCGTGGAAGAAATACGTCAAAACCCCCTTTGGAATCAAGTACCCGTGATATTCTTATCCGCCAAAGCCCAAACCAAAGATAAAATTAGGGGCTTAAATACAGGGGCTGATGTTTACTTAGTAAAACCTTTTGAACCAGAGGAATTAGTGGCTCAAGTAAAATCCACTTTGAGTTATAGTCGCCGTTTAATGGGTAGCAGTGCCAGTCGTGGTGATATGGGTGCAAGGATTCAAGTACCTAAATCGGTGGAATTAACCCCCACAGAAACAAAGGTAGTTAGCTTAGTTTCTCAGGGTTTGTCAAATCGAGAAATATCCATTGAGTTGGGAGTAAGTCAGCGCACCGTAGAAAGTCATGTTTCTAATATGCTTAATAAAACAGGATTACATAACCGTACGGAGTTATCTCGCTGGGCTATTCAATCTCAATTAGTTTAG
- a CDS encoding hypothetical protein (PFAM: Protein of unknown function (DUF2854)~KEGG: cyc:PCC7424_3063 hypothetical protein~SPTR: Putative uncharacterized protein) — MLRKIPLALVGLTVGSILTVVGFVAYAIGNSTLNLAGFFYGIPLLLGGLALKAAELKPIPFSVETSKEIIELRETQATDTQNQLRKDVTRYRYGQEAHLDDALERLGLSPTDEERPILTTIKEIEIEGQYTLVLQFQTPLISQDIWEEKIDKITKFFGPGITAKILTFEDNLIDLALIASPQSAAVEVA; from the coding sequence ATGTTGCGCAAAATCCCCTTAGCATTAGTTGGTTTAACCGTTGGCTCAATTCTTACCGTAGTAGGTTTTGTCGCCTACGCCATTGGCAACTCAACCCTTAACCTAGCAGGATTCTTTTATGGGATTCCCCTTCTTTTGGGTGGTTTAGCCCTCAAAGCCGCTGAACTAAAACCCATTCCTTTTTCCGTAGAAACCTCCAAGGAAATAATTGAGTTACGAGAAACCCAAGCCACTGACACCCAAAATCAGCTAAGGAAAGATGTCACCCGTTATCGTTATGGACAAGAAGCGCACCTTGATGATGCCCTAGAGCGCCTAGGACTAAGCCCCACAGACGAAGAAAGACCTATTTTGACAACTATTAAAGAAATAGAAATTGAGGGGCAATATACCCTTGTTTTGCAATTTCAAACCCCTTTAATTAGTCAAGATATATGGGAAGAAAAAATAGATAAAATTACTAAGTTTTTCGGGCCAGGTATTACCGCTAAAATTTTGACATTTGAAGATAATTTAATTGACTTAGCCTTAATTGCCTCCCCACAATCTGCCGCCGTTGAAGTTGCATAA
- a CDS encoding hypothetical protein (KEGG: mar:MAE_38030 hypothetical protein~SPTR: Putative uncharacterized protein), protein MSKESLYKSYTPPTCTLNIYNPPSFLPLKGQNLAPDYTFELSFDDPRMPSQDLIMLRGDRTLLEKMRAKMNQYLDKYLENLDFEQEEVNEEQNDDFLIVSNGQLYHRIKTEDHQSIKLTHTQFLDFTNALENFYLDFRDSENKVYSPFAPFKSIVGVSAIALMVVGGFWWYNSTTVTEEVEEIETATETEFPEFPEVEPPTPLDRDSLPPISLPDVPDNLLGRQPLPPPTGDIPLPPADFPPPPLENNGSGLELPAPPPPTSGNATPPPPTSGGSSPPPPADLAPAPQPLPRLGSNRPNLPPTPPLQARNPQANNDNNNDIPENDTPTPSQSPQEKVRNYFASRWQPPENLTQSIEYRLIITSEGSVSSISPIGQTAGFFIDRTPLPLRGETIISPLSESEAVRVRVIFSPDGNVNTFRE, encoded by the coding sequence ATGAGTAAAGAATCTTTATACAAAAGTTATACACCCCCTACTTGTACTCTCAATATCTATAATCCTCCTTCTTTTTTGCCTCTCAAGGGGCAAAATTTGGCTCCTGATTATACCTTTGAGTTGAGTTTTGATGATCCGAGAATGCCTAGTCAGGATTTGATTATGCTTAGGGGCGATCGCACCTTATTAGAGAAAATGAGGGCAAAAATGAATCAATACCTCGATAAATACCTCGAAAACCTCGATTTTGAGCAAGAAGAGGTAAATGAGGAGCAAAACGATGATTTTCTGATTGTAAGTAACGGTCAACTGTATCATCGGATTAAAACTGAAGATCACCAATCCATCAAATTAACCCATACCCAATTTTTGGATTTTACCAACGCCCTCGAAAACTTTTACCTTGACTTCCGAGACAGTGAAAATAAAGTTTATTCCCCCTTCGCCCCTTTTAAAAGTATTGTGGGTGTAAGTGCGATCGCTCTTATGGTGGTAGGTGGATTTTGGTGGTATAACAGTACCACCGTAACCGAAGAAGTAGAAGAAATCGAAACCGCCACCGAAACCGAATTCCCCGAATTTCCCGAAGTAGAACCCCCAACCCCCCTTGATAGAGATTCCTTGCCTCCCATTAGTTTGCCAGATGTCCCCGATAACCTATTAGGCAGACAACCCCTGCCACCACCCACAGGAGATATTCCCCTACCTCCTGCCGACTTTCCCCCTCCCCCATTAGAAAATAATGGCAGTGGGCTAGAATTACCAGCTCCTCCTCCGCCCACCTCGGGAAACGCAACCCCTCCCCCACCTACTTCTGGGGGTTCATCACCACCACCCCCCGCAGACTTAGCACCAGCCCCTCAGCCCCTACCCAGATTGGGGTCAAATCGTCCTAATTTACCTCCTACTCCTCCCCTACAGGCCAGAAACCCTCAAGCAAACAACGATAACAATAATGACATCCCCGAAAATGATACTCCTACCCCGAGCCAATCTCCCCAAGAAAAGGTCAGAAATTATTTTGCCAGTCGTTGGCAACCTCCCGAAAACCTTACCCAAAGCATCGAGTATCGCCTTATAATCACCTCAGAAGGCTCCGTAAGTAGCATCTCTCCCATCGGACAAACCGCAGGGTTTTTTATTGATAGAACCCCCTTACCCCTTCGAGGAGAAACCATTATTTCTCCCCTAAGTGAATCCGAAGCAGTAAGAGTAAGGGTTATTTTTAGTCCTGATGGTAATGTGAATACCTTTCGAGAATAG
- a CDS encoding 1-deoxy-D-xylulose 5-phosphate reductoisomerase (PFAM: 1-deoxy-D-xylulose 5-phosphate reductoisomerase; 1-deoxy-D-xylulose 5-phosphate reductoisomerase C-terminal~TIGRFAM: 1-deoxy-D-xylulose 5-phosphate reductoisomerase~COGs: COG0743 1-deoxy-D-xylulose 5-phosphate reductoisomerase~InterPro IPR003821:IPR013512:IPR013644~KEGG: cyc:PCC7424_0289 1-deoxy-D-xylulose 5-phosphate reductoisomerase~PFAM: 1-deoxy-D-xylulose 5-phosphate reductoisomerase domain-containing protein~PRIAM: 1-deoxy-D-xylulose-5-phosphate reductoisomerase~SPTR: 1-deoxy-D-xylulose 5-phosphate reductoisomerase;~TIGRFAM: 1-deoxy-D-xylulose 5-phosphate reductoisomerase), with product MKSISILGSTGSIGTQTLDIVRENPEQFRVIGLAAGSNLTLLAQQIQEFRPEIVAIRNEDNLPSLKELLTNLDYQPILVGGSDGICEVARYGSAQSVVTGIVGCAGLLPTIAAIKAGKDIALANKETLIAGGPVVLPLVEEYGVKLLPADSEHSAIFQCLQGVPDGGLRKIILTASGGSFRDLPVEKLASVTVQDALKHPNWSMGQKITIDSATLMNKGLEVIEAHYLFGMDYDDIDIVIHPQSIIHSMVELQDTSVLAQLGWADMRLPLLYALSYPDRLYTNWESLDLVKVGSLTFREPDHQKYPCMQLAYNAGRAGGCLPAVLNAANEQAVALFLEEKIAFLDIPRLIETVCDRFSNQNKTQPSLDDIIEADKWARKEVLQCLTVLA from the coding sequence ATGAAATCAATTTCTATATTAGGATCTACAGGATCTATCGGTACTCAAACTTTAGATATTGTTAGGGAAAATCCTGAACAGTTTCGGGTAATTGGATTGGCGGCGGGTAGTAATTTGACTCTTTTGGCGCAACAAATTCAAGAATTTAGACCAGAAATTGTCGCTATTCGTAATGAGGATAATTTGCCTTCCCTAAAAGAATTATTAACGAATCTTGATTATCAACCGATTCTCGTGGGGGGGAGTGATGGTATTTGTGAGGTGGCAAGGTATGGAAGCGCTCAAAGTGTGGTCACGGGTATTGTGGGGTGTGCTGGTTTATTGCCTACCATTGCGGCTATTAAGGCAGGAAAGGATATTGCTTTAGCGAATAAGGAGACTTTAATTGCAGGGGGCCCGGTGGTATTGCCTCTGGTGGAAGAATATGGAGTAAAACTCCTACCTGCGGATTCTGAGCATTCAGCGATTTTTCAATGTTTGCAAGGTGTACCTGATGGGGGTTTGAGGAAAATTATTTTAACGGCTTCTGGTGGCTCTTTTCGTGATTTACCTGTGGAAAAATTAGCGTCAGTAACGGTTCAAGATGCCCTTAAACATCCTAATTGGTCCATGGGTCAAAAGATTACCATTGACTCTGCCACTTTGATGAATAAGGGATTGGAGGTGATTGAGGCTCATTATCTTTTTGGTATGGATTATGATGATATTGATATTGTTATCCATCCTCAAAGCATTATCCATTCGATGGTGGAATTGCAGGATACTTCGGTATTAGCACAGTTGGGATGGGCGGATATGCGTTTGCCTTTACTCTATGCGCTTTCTTATCCCGATCGCCTTTATACTAATTGGGAGTCATTGGATTTGGTGAAAGTAGGTAGTCTGACTTTCCGTGAGCCTGATCATCAGAAATATCCTTGTATGCAGTTGGCATATAATGCTGGTAGGGCTGGGGGTTGTTTACCTGCGGTGTTGAATGCTGCCAATGAACAGGCGGTGGCTCTTTTCCTTGAGGAAAAAATTGCCTTTCTCGATATTCCTCGTTTAATAGAGACTGTGTGCGATCGCTTCTCGAACCAAAATAAAACTCAACCCTCCTTAGATGATATAATTGAGGCGGATAAATGGGCGAGAAAAGAGGTCTTACAATGCCTCACCGTCTTGGCTTAA
- a CDS encoding Ser-tRNA(Thr) hydrolase (PFAM: Anticodon binding domain; Threonyl and Alanyl tRNA synthetase second additional domain; tRNA synthetase class II core domain (G, H, P, S and T)~TIGRFAM: threonyl-tRNA synthetase~COGs: COG0441 Threonyl-tRNA synthetase~InterProIPR002320:IPR012947:IPR002314:IPR004154:IPR 006195:IPR018158~KEGG: syn:sll0078 threonyl-tRNA synthetase~PFAM: tRNA synthetase class II (G H P and S); Threonyl/alanyl tRNA synthetase SAD; Anticodon-binding domain protein~SPTR: Threonyl-tRNA synthetase;~TIGRFAM: threonyl-tRNA synthetase) has translation MADQSIAEVIKLPRTSESEHLKKIRHTTSHIMAMAVQKLYPNAQVTIGPWTETGFYYDFDLPEPLTEKDLKTIKKEMVKIIKKKLPVVREVVTREEAQKRIQSINEPYKLEILDSIKEDPITIYHLADEWWDLCAGPHLETTGEINPKAIALESIAGAYWRGDANNQQLQRLYGTAWETPEQLAEYKRRKEEALKRDHRKLGKELGLFIFSDPVGPGLPLWTPKGTLIRSTLEDFLKQEQVKRGYLPVVTPHIGRVDLFKISGHWQNYKEDMFPMMADNAEEMEKEIGFVMKPMNCPFHIQIYKSELRSYRQLPMRLAEFGTVYRYEQSGELGGLTRVRGFTVDDSHLFVTPDQLESEFFSVVDLILSVFKSLQLKNFKARLSFRDPESDKYIGSQEVWDKAQSAIRNAVQKLDMEYFEAPGEAAFYGPKLDFIFQDALEREWQLGTVQVDYNLPERFNLEYIAPDGSRQRPVMIHRAPFGSLERLIGILIEEYAGDFPLWLAPTQARLMAVNDDFLPFAQEVCQKMLLAGIRAEVDSSGERLGKMIRNAEKEKIPVMAVIGGNEVESNTLSIRTRAKGDLGALAVDEVISKMAEAIKNRDAGIE, from the coding sequence ATGGCAGATCAATCCATAGCAGAAGTAATAAAATTACCCCGTACCAGCGAATCAGAACACCTAAAAAAAATACGCCATACCACCTCCCACATTATGGCCATGGCAGTACAAAAATTATATCCTAACGCTCAAGTAACCATCGGCCCTTGGACAGAAACGGGATTTTATTATGACTTCGATTTGCCCGAACCCCTAACCGAAAAAGATCTTAAAACCATCAAAAAAGAAATGGTTAAGATTATCAAGAAAAAATTACCCGTTGTCAGGGAAGTCGTCACCAGAGAAGAAGCCCAAAAAAGAATCCAATCTATTAATGAACCCTATAAACTAGAAATCCTTGATAGCATCAAAGAAGATCCTATCACCATCTATCACCTAGCCGATGAATGGTGGGATTTGTGCGCGGGACCCCACCTCGAAACCACTGGAGAGATTAACCCGAAGGCGATCGCCCTTGAATCCATAGCAGGAGCCTATTGGCGAGGAGATGCCAACAACCAACAACTACAAAGACTATACGGCACCGCTTGGGAAACCCCCGAACAACTAGCCGAATATAAACGCCGTAAAGAAGAAGCCCTCAAACGAGATCACCGCAAACTGGGCAAAGAACTAGGCTTATTCATTTTCTCAGATCCCGTCGGGCCCGGCTTACCCCTCTGGACACCCAAAGGCACCCTCATTCGTTCCACCCTCGAAGACTTCCTCAAACAAGAGCAAGTAAAAAGAGGTTATTTACCCGTAGTCACCCCCCATATCGGTAGAGTTGATCTATTCAAAATTTCAGGACATTGGCAAAACTACAAAGAAGATATGTTTCCCATGATGGCGGATAACGCTGAAGAAATGGAGAAAGAAATCGGCTTTGTCATGAAACCCATGAACTGCCCCTTTCACATCCAAATTTATAAAAGTGAACTGCGCTCCTACCGTCAGTTACCCATGCGCCTAGCGGAATTTGGCACCGTTTACCGTTACGAACAATCAGGGGAACTAGGAGGACTAACTAGGGTAAGGGGCTTTACTGTGGATGACTCCCACCTATTCGTTACCCCAGATCAACTAGAATCAGAATTTTTCAGCGTAGTGGATCTCATTTTATCCGTGTTCAAGAGCCTTCAGTTGAAAAACTTTAAAGCTCGTCTGAGTTTTCGAGATCCTGAATCTGATAAATATATCGGTAGTCAAGAGGTATGGGATAAAGCCCAGAGCGCTATCCGTAACGCCGTGCAAAAGTTGGATATGGAATACTTTGAAGCCCCCGGAGAAGCCGCTTTTTATGGTCCTAAACTTGATTTTATCTTCCAAGATGCCCTCGAGCGAGAATGGCAATTGGGAACCGTACAGGTGGACTACAACCTACCCGAAAGATTTAACCTCGAATACATCGCCCCCGATGGCTCTCGTCAGCGCCCTGTCATGATTCACCGAGCGCCCTTCGGCTCCCTCGAGCGTCTCATCGGCATTTTAATCGAAGAATACGCTGGCGATTTCCCCTTGTGGTTAGCCCCCACCCAAGCCCGTTTGATGGCGGTTAACGATGACTTTTTACCCTTTGCCCAAGAAGTATGTCAAAAAATGCTCTTAGCAGGAATCCGCGCTGAGGTTGATAGTAGTGGGGAAAGATTGGGTAAGATGATTCGTAATGCAGAAAAAGAAAAAATCCCTGTTATGGCGGTAATCGGTGGTAATGAGGTAGAAAGTAATACTCTCAGTATCCGTACCCGTGCTAAGGGCGATTTAGGGGCTTTAGCTGTGGATGAGGTCATTTCTAAAATGGCTGAGGCAATCAAAAATCGTGATGCAGGAATAGAATAA